One window of Campylobacter concisus genomic DNA carries:
- a CDS encoding HP0495 family protein yields MASICDLNNKKAKIDYPTHWEYKIIFDADVNVEEKVKEIVKDREFKLVFSKFSKDKKYASYDLAVLVLSEEERLEIFSALKHEAKYVL; encoded by the coding sequence GTGGCGAGTATATGCGATCTAAATAACAAAAAAGCAAAAATTGATTACCCAACACATTGGGAATACAAAATAATATTTGATGCAGATGTCAATGTAGAAGAAAAGGTAAAAGAGATAGTAAAAGATAGAGAATTTAAGCTAGTTTTTTCAAAATTTAGCAAAGATAAAAAATACGCTAGCTATGACTTAGCCGTACTAGTTTTGAGCGAAGAAGAGAGACTAGAGATATTTTCAGCACTAAAACACGAAGCAAAATACGTTTTATAA